The genomic interval GAAAAAATACGGAGAAGAAACAAAGAGaagttcaaaataaataaataaatagttaggTAGagttagggatggcaatggattGGATCTGATCCAAGATTCACGTGATCTAAATATAATCGGATCGGATTTGAGTcggtttaaaatgaatttggatCGAATTTGAATATTGATGTGCGGATCTAAGACGGATCTGGAGCTAGGTTGGATCTATCTGAATatctaaatccatatccatatctacccattttttaattttattttattttaaaagtttcttaacaattgtggaattataatgataataaattttattcatagcaCATTAGTGGTATTTACCATACATTTAaactcttaaaacttaaaggttagttttgtaaatttaaaggcTAGCCAGCCTCAAAGAACGTATATgcaatattcaaattgcaaGTCAAGTAATACAACCtggcaatttattttattatattggccaaataatttttaaggaatatagttattcatatatttagtcaaatatagtcataataaaaataataaaggactaaatataaatcatatttaatttatatgtctTTATCTAATGTTATATGAATGAAGGTGGGTATGTCGTGAATATTAGAATGATGAAAGAAACAATGgaatattatattaatcttACTCCTGCAATTACTTTTGaaggatattttattatctttcttatttgttgtttttgtgtaaaagtataagctacaatatttattatatttttgagaaaaaatatataatttatttgttatcaatacattttaacctttaattttcattctaacaaattattactttttaattgtTGAGTTTTAGAATTCATGACAGATATAGAGcagatttagatttttattttttttttcggatttggagaagatataaatatttatttcttttttttatctggATATGAAGCAAAAAATATGGATTCATGACAGATCTAAAGCATATACggatcttgatttttattatggatCTGAATCTATAGTAGAGTAGATCCAACTCATATCTGCCTCATTGCTATTCCTAGGTTGAGCTAGGGGAATGACGATGTGGGATGTGGGTTCTATTAGTGGAAAATTTCATACAAATCCCCATGgcttttcaaaattagtaaTGAGTGTTAGAGGGTTTAGACTTTTCaagtatattatttttaacttttgaatGAGATACATGATTTGCTTATTTGGGAGAAACACGTCACAGGGAATTGGAAGGACAAAGATCCCTGAGAAGAAGAAACACGTGGAACAAGGTGAGTGGTAGTttgtaccatttattttttatttcgaattttatttatttatatagcATGTATAATTAAAGTTTATGCTTGAGGTCTGGAATAATCTAAGGTGTATTGTTTGACTAAATGGATTTTGAGGGAATACGAATAAGTATGTATTTGATTTTGGAGTTAAAAACTTATTCGgagtattattttaattgtattaatttgGAATTTCAAGTGGAGCGAATctaaaaattaaggaaaaatatgtcgaatttttgaaatatatacttAGCCTTTCATCATTCATGAACTTAATTTAACGAGGTTGAACCGGCGGGGCAAGCTATACTCAACAAAGGACCGCCAAAAAGGTGGGACATGCTCAGCAACAAGATGCGCTCAACAGTAGACCACCTTATACAATTAGCGACCCGTAGTGAGCTTAGCAGCGGACAATCCAAGATCAAACTGAAATATGCAAGCAAGCTCAGTCtgattttagaattttctaCAACTCTCACATAACTTGCACATGTCTAAATAGTTCTAcatcaattgatttttttttttttttacaaaggGCGCTACAGAAAACAAATAGTGAAACATACATAAAGCATTAAAGCGAGcgccctctctctctctctttttcacaTGCTATTAAGTCGTATGAgtttatagttaattaaacAATCACTCTATTAAACGATATGATTTAATAGCGTATCTGCatggagaaaaaaatgaggacGCCTACATGAAAGAATgactatacacacacatagtACTGATTTAGTTCAagattgtaaattattttatctggGACTTTGCAGAAAATACAGGGTCTTGGATTGGATTAGAGAACATATACACTAGCAGTACTTAAGGTTGTGTGGTAGCCTCGCCAAGCCTCAACATAGTTCCCCTCCAGTCTTGAAATACTCTTGCTGGTCCAAGGTGTCACAAAGGGTCACGCCTATTGTCTCAGGCAAAAACACCACAAAGAACCCAAAACAAAATACAACTAAACCAAACACTCCAAAAGAGAGAAACTCATTTTGCCTCCCAGCAGAAATAAGCACAGGGCTAAAGGCAGCACCAAGGTTAACTGCTTGCCTCACCAATGACGTGGTTGAGTTCCTCACACAAGTCGGAAACAACTCTGTCCCAAACACTAGCAGTACATTAAACGCTACACATGCACTAAAGAATGATGCTAGCTCAAGACCAATTTGTAAAACTTCTTGTTCATCACCAATTGCGACACAAATTGCGCTACATGTCCCACTTAGTATACAAAATGTAAGAATTGAACTTTTACGGCTCCATCTTTCTATTAAGATAAAGGTTAAAAGATATGCCGGTATGTCCAATAAGCCGTTGAATGCAAGACTTAAGTATATATTGAAACTTAAGTTTCCAACCCCCAATAATAAGCCAAAGTAAACAACTCCAATGCCGAAAGCAAGTGCCATAATCGTTAGTAGCCTTCGTAATGCCCATTTTCGATTAAACAAGTCCTTGAGAGATGAGTAAAGATCCAATTTAGGAATTacattttttgcttttggagGCATGTTTGATAAGCAACATGACTCTAAGCCATAATCAGATTGATAATTTGACCGTGATGCTAGTCGTTTGAGTACGGCCATAGCCTCAGCTTCATGCCCATGGATGAAAAGCCATCGAGGGGATTCACTAATAAAGGGGTAGATTATTATGCAACAAACAATTGATGGAATTGAAGTCCAAACATAAAGCATTTTCCAAGAAGAGCCTCTATTTAAATAAGCTACGGCTGGTAAGGAAACCAACCCAAATGAAAAGAAAGTGAATCCAATGATTACTACTTGGCCTCGCCATCGTTTGCTTACCATTTTCGATAACAAAACAATTACAGATGTCATGATTGGTGCCCGAAAGAACCCGGCAACGAATCTTAAGGTTGAGTAAATCCATATGTTGTTGGCAAAGATGGTTGCTAAAGCAGTAATAGACATTGCaaaacatgaaagaaaaagcaatTTCTTACGCCCAAGAGATGACGAGTCACCAAGTGTAGAAAGAGCAAGGCCACCCAACAAGCATCCAATAAAGAAGCAGGACGAAGGTAAGCCAGAGAGAATTGATGAGCCAGCGCATTCAAGGCTCCAATCCGATATGATTGTTGTGTCAGAAGAGCGATCCCAAGCCCACGCAGATTTTGAAAGAGTACAAATATCAGAGCTTGAGCTGCAAGTTGTTGTGTTGTTTATGCAGTGCCATGTTGGCTCTTCATCGGTGTAGACGCTAATGAATGTTTGCTGAGATTCAAATATGAGTAAGAGTGATATGAGAATGACTTGTATGAACTGCGGAAGCCCCAAATTTGCCAAATTTTGTTCAATCATCTCATCAAGGGAAACAACTGGAGAGATTTGATCATCAAGGCCTAATTGATAAACAGGGATAAGAGGAGTAGCTGAGTGCTCCATATGTAGTGAGACTGTGATATTTGAAGTTTTATTTTGCTGATGCTTCAATGATTCTCAATACATgattgtgtaatcttataGGGATTTTTAAtgtcttcttttaatttggtCAGAGATATTATCATAGCCCCATAAATTATCAATCAGTGGGCACTAAATAATTGACCTTGTCTTAGCTTGTTTGTTCATTTGtggaaaataatgattttatttgtcttaTCGCTTTGTTTGTAACTTGCTCaccacaattttaaaattgaatgacGGCAAAAGTTTGTCCATTCTCTAACAACTTGTTAGTGAATCATGTAGTTTTGATGAAGATTTGTTGGGACCGAAATATTAAAGTTGTTTTGAGTAGGAAAGTACCCGCAATTATTAAAGATGAAGGGAATAGGGTCCCTCAAACTCCTTTAGATCTGCCCAAATAACTAGCTAAACCTGAAACTCAACTCCCACTTTTTCAAAAGTAGACATTTAAACCCTCTTCCTTAGTAAATTTTGTCTGcttgaataaatataattataaaattaagattatttagtaATAGTATATagttagaatttatttttttatttactaaccATCAACCATTGATGTAAATTTAAGGATCAGTACTTGAGATTATGCCTTAATGACAATCGATGAAAGAAAACTTTAGCCTCCATAATTATTTAAGCTGAGGCACAACTTTTGGATTAATCTTGATGGCCAATAATGGGTCATTTGCCATCTTCGCTACGATTGGCTTATTTCAATATATCCTCACTTCATGGAGCCAAAActatcttattttaattaagatgGCTTTGCACATTGCTTCTTTTGTGGGATGTAAACAAATATCTCATATGTGattaagtgaaaaattaagGGTAAGTTCGGTAGTGTCTTCAAATcatgttttcctttttctaaATCTAGGAAACACTAAATATttgttcaataaattatttctaaaaacATCTTTAGAAACgtaaaattcattttacacttttaACAAAGGAAACATGAAAAACATttaactttttcttgttttctttatttccaaTGTTAAGTTCAAATGAACAATTTTCTTCCACCtttctcaaaataataataacagcaacaacaacaacatcaataataataataataataataataataatatcatcatcatcatcatcaaaaactAATTTATGACGTACACAGGAAGCATATGGAAGTAGAATATATTagaaatttcaattgaatatttagtattttattagtatttatcttattttagaaaacatatttgagttatatttgtaattttagtttaattaaattttgtttacacTTTCTTGTTTAAGCCatattacttattttagaAGGAATCATAAGTTTACTAGGATTACGATCAATTACAACTAGTATAAATAGACGTATTATGCTTGTTTCTTTTCAACAACTTCATCAATAATATTCAACTTATTTTCTCAACTAAAATACTTTTCTCTTTCGTGAGAACCCtcttttttgagtttttaagaaTATATGCTAAAATGGTATTTAGTATCGCTTCCGCACTATGTCAAGTTGTATAAGAGCATTTCTTTGTGCCAAGTAGAACTTTCCCAACTACCAACCACCCTTCTTTCTCAGAAATCTTTTCTTCATCACATTCCCATTCTACCGATTCCATCGACGCTAGATCAATTTCCCTCAcaataatcttttctttttctttttatacattatgatatttaagtttttatacattaaattaattaagtcaaatatatataatttatcatatttctttaaacaaataatattaataagatTACCTAAtctattattgaaataaaaataattgaagaataaaaatgaCTAACTAACATTTAATATttagttaatgaaaattattccattaataattctttaaaatattcatacCCAatgtattttccttttctcgtTTTCAagattattcattaaaatgataatgaatgtattttaacatttaaaaaacaaatttgaaaatatcattttcattttcatttttattttatgaaaataataaatagcaAACATACCAAACTGGCCGGCCCTAAACtcttttaactaaaattaaactGTGACAGTTTTGGTAACACAGCCGAATCAGCTCTCACAAATCATACACGCACAATGAATGATATAttcatattcatattttttttaattaattccgtaaattaattttcaaaagaacCATTTATAGAAATGGCAACAAATCAAAAGCAATAATGACATAAATCAAGAGTGTGTACTAGTTAATTAGTTTAACCTCTTGAGATTAAACTAGTTAATTAGGTTTAATCTCACTCATATTTTGGAGAGAGGGGGAAGAAATTGTGTTGTCGTCAAACCAATAAGAAATACATTGGAGCTTTTAACAACCCTCTCAAATTCTAATAATGCCCCTTTCTCAATTTTAGTTCCTAAAGTACCATaagtttaattgataaaataaaaattcatatattacaattaatcaTTTTCCCATAAAATCtaccaaaaattttctttttaaatttgatatgaatcctaaattttttgttaatattatatctTCACAACTCTTAAACTCTTATAATcgttttaattattaattaaattttaaaataaaaataaaaattatgaaattggaTGGGTCATGGGTGAAAAAAGTTTGTTGAAAGTTGcttaattgaattttcattcaaaacaaGAGTTGAATTAATTTGTGTTAGGTTATTTGAGTAATTTCAGTTAAAAGGGGGTTTTAAAAGGGATTTTGCGGGGTGTCCAAAGGcctagagaaataaaaatgccGAAAGTGGaaacttctttcttttcttatctAAAAGAATAATGCTTTTCGCACCCCTTAACATCATTATAAACCCAACTTTTATGATCATGGTTCTATTGCCAGAAAAAATGACATGAAAggacaaaatatatttacaagtCATCGATGTTAACTATCTTCAAATgctatatatatgatataattttttttaataaaacaattatatcgtttattaaactattttgaaacaatgaaaaataaattccctaataatatgaattttattatgaagggtacaatttaattaatttattctagaAGATAGtaactttaattaaactaaataactaatacaattttttgtccttttttttatacttttgtCAAAGAAAGAGCTGTAATTATATTCATATGACTTCTTAAGTGTGTTAGAAGCTCCACTTCATCtaaaattagggatggcaaaaaaaaaaaaaaaatcatgctaAGACCCAAGCTTTAgataaacttaattaaatttttattaaaaattctaCCTAATTACTTGATAAACTCATTTTAAATCCATGTCCTCTTATCTTTTTCTATCTACGTAAGTCAAACTATAACcgttataaaatattttttattttttatttatcttttttatatagttttaaaacaatttttaaaatcttcaaCCTGTAGATAAAAAAGATAGATTtcgaaatttaaaaaaataattttgtaactgTTATAGTTTCACTTACTTTTAAAATCTTCGACCTAACATCATAAAATATAGATTGAAGCgatctttttttaaactttatctAGTCATTTCTTAAGAGAGAAATTGTTGAACCGTAGTGATGTAAGTCCATGGTAAggtgaacaaaaataattatttaaaattaatcaatataactagaaaaaaatatttctatttagttaTATCGTTCTTGtctttattagtaaattattatgagaatatttcaagaattaaaatattattaaaaagtgAGTTTGAGAGTAGATTGCTTGGTGCAAATAGCCTcactctttcttttatttgtttacttttatCTTTCTTCGGTACATACCAACCAATATTAAGAGAATTAATAAGTTCTTTAaagctaaatttaaaaataagagaaaagtAAATCCAGAGTAATAAGACGAATAATTTGCCTAAATTTGTAGTTAACTATACGAACTATCTTGATGGAAAGTCAAGCTTGCCATCTAGCTACATAACGAGTGCCGGAACAACTCTTTTTGCCAAACAAATAAGATAAGACATGTCACAAGAGAAATtgtgaagaaaataattgcaCTAATAAGCTAACTGTTAAATCACCAtcctaatttatatatatatagtctaatatttcaataattcgATGTTGATGGACTAGCTATAAGCATGTAGCATGTACTAAAACAATTCTATTTGAGGATCCCAGAGCAAATGTGGCGTAAAtatgtgataaaaaaaattgtctccAACAAACGAAAATCACACCCCAACCTTTGCCAAAGAAGAGCTTAGCTTTGAAGATCACCAAGATGCCGACCCTCCAATATCTTTACCACTTGTTGCTCGATCGGCCCAATTGCCGGCCCCGGCTCACCTCTTTGTGGGTCCCATTTTATTACTATCATGAGCATCAGTAAAGTCCACGTGGTAAAGTATGATGACCGGATGTAACCGCTCATTAGTCAcctaattaatgatttaattatataattatcatAGAGACAAGATTATATACGCAATTGCGGACTACTTGGGGAAATGTTCTTCACAGAGAAAGATAAGAATCAAGATTATCAAAGCAGgataatatattacaataaattagAGAGTCAGGCTAcagtgcaactgtggtaccgtgccacagttgcaccagcCGTTGGATCCACTCAAATGAGTGGGGTCTACTTAAATAAGTGAAAATCCAACGGTtgggtgcaactgtggcacggtaccacagttgcaccacaattttatcctaaattagaatatatttaatttgtcatGCATCGATCAAAGTGCACCCTTCTAGATCGATCGGTACTTGTTTTATTGCTAATAATGACTTAGGACTcttttttatctgaattttgATAGATTAGTGATTGTTGTTAACGAAGGACCAacttccttttttaatttaagctTTTACTTGAATAgactttagaaaaaaaaaaaaaaaacttttacttTAAATGAATACTATGCTTAAATGGTTTAAAAACTGAAGTTATTgtaccatttaaaaaaatttcacctATTGAATCAACTAGTTCTCACAAACATAAGTCAGTAATTAAGTATTAATCAagtacaaatattaaaaagaacatCCATGAAATGggcaaaaatatatatgtcttTAAAAATTCATGTGATGATCTTGTTCTCGTGTTATATcaagaaatgatttttttcatgGTAATAAACAGTAAAACATAAGTGCGTTTCTTATCGTTATAATCAATTTGCAAAAAGAATAATACGATTTATAATGTGGAACACATGTTATCGTTTTCCGAAAAAGATTAACCCAAATGGAGGAGATTAGGGAGACTAGCAGCTAGCTACAGGATTATGGAAAGAGATGTTGGCCAATTCTAATGGGACCTCTCACTTGGAGTAGGAGTAGGCGAGTAGCTCAGGAGAATAGACTTAACagacttaaaaaataagacGACAAGTGAGATGagtctaaaaagaaaaagaagaagaataaagcaAAGCTATATCGACAGCCCAACATGCGAGtctgtaaaataataataatgctaatCTATCCCTCTCTGCAGGTTGGACAGATGGCCTGTcgcttttaaaatattttgtcccTCTTCCTCTCTTTAAAGCAAAATCTTACTCTATCTTCATTCATATATCCaacttctcttcttcttctttgaccATCTCTTGATAACTTTTATTGATAATGAGTTCAAAAGCTCGGAGGAAACAAAGATGGTGCACACAAACGCTTACTCCATTGATGGAAGGTCCTGATCCTGAAATGCTAGAAGAAGGAAGCAAGAAGGAGAGCTCATGGGAAGTGATTCGAGAATGGTTCGGAATTCAAAAAGGAATTTCTTCGGGGACTAATCATAATAACTTTTCCATGTCGTTAGAAGGTAGCAGTATTCCTGCTAAGAGGCAAGATTTAAGGCTTTTGCTAGGTGTCTTAGGCTGCCCATTAGCTCCTATTCCTCTTGTTAACGACCCAATTCTGCGCATCCATATCAAAGACATCCCCATTGTAAGTTTccaatttgtttaaaattcttcaattctaTTTGGGTGAATAGGGTTAGAACTACAGAGAGAGACTCTTGTTTAGCACATTTTGGTAGGTGGCTGCTGAGTACTGTTTCTGATTAACTTATGATGATTTGTGTAATTGACTTTTTGGTAGGAAACTTCGAGTGCACATTATATCATACAGCAATATTTGGCGGCCACGGGTTGCTTGAAACAACAAAAGCGTGCAAAAAATATGTACGCAACAGGAACAGTGAAGATGGTCTGTTGTGAGACGGAGATTTCTTCAGGAAAAAATGTGAAGAGCTTGGGGACTAGAAGTGGGGAAAGTGGGTGCTTTGTTCTTTGGCAAATGCTGCCGGGAATGTGGTCTCTTGAGTTGGTAGTCGGCGGCAACAAGGTCATCGCCGGCAGCGATGGCAAGACTGTTTGGCGACACACTCCTTGGCTCGGAACCCATGCAGCTAAAGGCCCTCAACGCCCTCTGCGTCGCATTATCCAGGTAATCCTCTTTCGCCAATTATAACACAATTAActttcctcttctttttcattaatcCACAATTTACAAAATGCGAATTGTAGCAATACAGCGCCCTTAGCACTAAACCGAAGCAGTAAAATAGAATCATACACACTGCATATTTGGCACCGAAACTTTAACTTAGCCGCAAAGAAGGTAATAATAACTCTTTCTATTTAGCGAACGTCTACAGTTTAATGAGTTATGGGATTGCAGCAATACAATCCTGTTGCTCTTCTGTTCAGCTAAATTATTGTTAGAAAAtcttaattacaaatttttaggaacaaatcaaatatttgttgccccaaaagataaaataaatgtcatttcatataaaaataaatcaaatttatagGTTGAAGGACTAACTAAGGTTTGGTAGATTCGAAAACTTTAACAAGTAAAGTTATAATTCGTGTTATCTCAATAAAGAAGCAAGCTTCTGTgtattcaaatttctttagTGCCAAACAAAGATAGCGATAGATAGACGAATGACGGGGGAGAATCCcaagaaatcaaataatagTGAGTGAGCTGACAATGATGGAGAAACTGTCCCATGCTTTACCGGACACACTCCTTTCTTGAATAATCAACTCACTGAGTTAGGAGTAGCACGTGATTATCTTTTGTGATGTCATATTTTGATCATGTTCCACAAATTACAGTCATACATGggttttaagtattttttggGATTGCAACTTATactttgctttgctttttctttttggaactTTGGTTCATATACAGGGTTGGATTTAGCGCATTATTGCCCCTTCACTTTTCCTGTCTTTTTTCCTCTACTTTGTTCGTTCTCTAATAGTTCTTGTACCCACCCCCTGTATttcttttatatcttttttatttaagtgaCGATCCCAATCTTTGAACTTAAGGCCaagtctctctctcttttatcAAGCTTTAATggaagagaataaaaaaaaattttaatcgcCTGAATtactgaaaattttaatagaactTAAGTTTATATGTtagtttataatatataattatttacatataaacTCAACGTTGGATTAAAGATCTAAATATATTCGTGTCTACAAAGGATAATTTTCAccttaacaaataaaaattttttatttaggatctagatatttgttattttataaaatattattgatcaGTAATAAATGCAATTCCAGGGCCTAGATCCAAAGATCACAGCCAGCTTATTTGCAAAAGCACAATGCTTGGGGGAGAAGAGAATAGGAGATGATGAATGCTTTGTTCTAAAAGTTGCAGCAGATCGAGCAGCCGTTATGGAAAGAAGTGAGGGTCCAGCTGAAGTTATAAGGCATGTATTATACGGCTACTTTTGCCAAAAGAGTGGCCTATTGATATACTTAGAGGACTCACATCTCACCAGGGTACAGACTCCGGAAAATGACACTATTTATTGGGAAACAACTATAGGAAGTAGCATTGGTGACTACAGCGACGTCGACGGCGTGCTCATCGCACATCAAGGGCGGTCAATCGCCACCGTTTTCCGGTTCGGAGAGCTGTCGATACAGCATAGCAGAACCAGGATGGAAGAGATGTGGAGGATTGATGACGTTGTGTTCAATGTGCCAGGCCTTTCCATGGACTATTTCATTCCTCCTGCTGATATCATCGATAATGAAAAATCCCCATGATGTTAATTACTAACATTAacttgcttctttttcttttttaattttaaatgttttggtTATAATTTGGAAATATTGGTGGGTTTATGGTGTATTAATTCGGTTAGTGTAGTATGTATGTACCAGTAGTTGGTTTACAGTTGTTAAAGAATGGGTCAACATTCAAGGTTGGGAATGAATAATAGACTTTTCTCTTCTAATGTCTAGTTGTTAGTaagtttttaatgaaaaaaaaaatgtatattttatatgttttgatTAATGTTCTTCAAAGTGGGATTAAAATTCTCGAATAGTTTGAATTTACTtgaacaaaatacaaatatgtgAACAAAGTTCATAACATTAATCTTAATCATTCGTTCTCATAAATACACAGAGCTTAAGAGAACTTACATCAATAAAGCATCCTAACACGACCAAATGCTGATATTTTAGTCTAAATTAATAGTGAAAAGTTCTTAACTAGTTAGATATGCTTAAATAAGCACTACTATaatgctgcgtttactttttggattggagtgggaatccttggattaagagtgtggagtgggagtgggagtagggtgtttacttagattaaatgaaagtatgaattgtcaatcagaatcctaattatttgtttactttgtcttggattgggagtaaattattttaaattacaattttatccttatgtacagaattataatttgtaattaaaaaattaataaaaaaatatatttggaaaataaaataaatattttattatatttataaattaataataattactaatattcttaattatgtaaatcataattttttattaattttaatttaaattatgtgaataaaaattattaataatagcaacacaaatgaaatattattattgataatatagtacaaaattaatatttttttagaataaaatatttattattattaattaaataaataattaatatttattaaaattaatgtttaatattattaatttaaatataatatttatttatttttattttatttaatttaatttaataaatatgatataataattatttttaataaatatgatattattt from Citrus sinensis cultivar Valencia sweet orange chromosome 9, DVS_A1.0, whole genome shotgun sequence carries:
- the LOC107174703 gene encoding organic cation/carnitine transporter 2-like; the encoded protein is MEHSATPLIPVYQLGLDDQISPVVSLDEMIEQNLANLGLPQFIQVILISLLLIFESQQTFISVYTDEEPTWHCINNTTTCSSSSDICTLSKSAWAWDRSSDTTIISDWSLECAGSSILSGLPSSCFFIGCLLGGLALSTLGDSSSLGRKKLLFLSCFAMSITALATIFANNIWIYSTLRFVAGFFRAPIMTSVIVLLSKMVSKRWRGQVVIIGFTFFSFGLVSLPAVAYLNRGSSWKMLYVWTSIPSIVCCIIIYPFISESPRWLFIHGHEAEAMAVLKRLASRSNYQSDYGLESCCLSNMPPKAKNVIPKLDLYSSLKDLFNRKWALRRLLTIMALAFGIGVVYFGLLLGVGNLSFNIYLSLAFNGLLDIPAYLLTFILIERWSRKSSILTFCILSGTCSAICVAIGDEQEVLQIGLELASFFSACVAFNVLLVFGTELFPTCVRNSTTSLVRQAVNLGAAFSPVLISAGRQNEFLSFGVFGLVVFCFGFFVVFLPETIGVTLCDTLDQQEYFKTGGELC
- the LOC102624480 gene encoding uncharacterized protein LOC102624480, which encodes MSSKARRKQRWCTQTLTPLMEGPDPEMLEEGSKKESSWEVIREWFGIQKGISSGTNHNNFSMSLEGSSIPAKRQDLRLLLGVLGCPLAPIPLVNDPILRIHIKDIPIETSSAHYIIQQYLAATGCLKQQKRAKNMYATGTVKMVCCETEISSGKNVKSLGTRSGESGCFVLWQMLPGMWSLELVVGGNKVIAGSDGKTVWRHTPWLGTHAAKGPQRPLRRIIQGLDPKITASLFAKAQCLGEKRIGDDECFVLKVAADRAAVMERSEGPAEVIRHVLYGYFCQKSGLLIYLEDSHLTRVQTPENDTIYWETTIGSSIGDYSDVDGVLIAHQGRSIATVFRFGELSIQHSRTRMEEMWRIDDVVFNVPGLSMDYFIPPADIIDNEKSP